AATGTGGAGGTGGGAGTGGCTAGGAGGCCGCTAATGCCActcagcgacgaggacgtcATGGATGAAGATGACGAAGCGCAGGGGTTGATGATCGGGGCAAAAGGCTGCGCTCTGGATGTCAGCGTGCCTGTCTCACCAGCCGTGGAGGCAGGCGAGAACATTGGGGTATGTATGCAGTCGCGCttgcgtcgctggcgccgtCTCGCCCCTGTTGTTTTAGATGCCCCACcaggcagcgaggcagcacaGAACGCGCTAgctgtgctgcaggcgctgggcTTCGCGACGACTggcgagagcgagcgagtcgACAAGAGCCTCATTGAATTGACACGATCGTGCTGCTCAGCGCAGTCGTCTGGAAGGTCTTTGAAGGGGCCGAAGGTGTCTCCATTATGTCGTTCCAGCCAGagtgcagcacacgcgccgACACCGCGGTCTCCTCTAGGGcgtctgcctcctctcctcgcaGCGCATGCGTGGCTCGTGGACACATCGCTTAGATCATCATGGCTCGCCCACATTATTGCAGTGCCATCTCTGGAATCCTCGCTCGCTgtcggcgacggtggcagtgAGCTTTGCCCCAAGGATGAGCAGACGGCATTGGTCTCTTCGAGAGACCCTCAGACCACTCCGCTACCAGTGTCCTCGTTGCCGCCTTCATTCTCGGTGCACTGCCGGCCCGACACGCTTCCtcgtctgcagctgcccgaAGCCTCTCCTGCACTACCGTGCATCGCCTTGGCGGATCATCGGGTCTTCACAATGCTCGATGAGCTGCTGTGGTGTCCGCACACATCTGCAAGggcttttcttctccactTTGAGGAGAACTTGCACGAGTACTTGTGCTATCCGTTGGCTGGTGTGTGCACAGGTGTCactacagcagcggcgccgactgGTTCGGCGGTCTGTCAGTCGCATCAACAGCTCGGACAAGGGGAGCTTGTTGCCGGTAGTCATGACACCTTTGCACCACGCCTTCTCACCCTGTCCGCCTGGAAGGCATATCTCGAGCTACGCTATGGAAAGGCACACCTGCGGCATCCGAAACGTCTACATCATTCGCTGTCGACGGCCGTAACTACCACCAAAGCAGCGGCTTTCATCACCAGCGACGACCAGCACGCCAAGCCcagctttgctgctgctgctgctgctgccacccgTGCAACAGCAGGCGGCTCGCATAGCACCGATCAGTGCGAGGCAAGAGAGCTCATCGCCGAGGATGAGGCGGCCCCACAACCCAAGGTGGCGTCTGTCCccgcgtctgctgctgctgtggtggcgcgCACGCCGCTCTCGCCTTTTGTTATAGAAGCCTCTGCTGCGTCATcctcggcgacggcgagtaCCACCACCTACGCTGCACTCATGGACGTAGCAGCAATGGTGTttctggcggagctgcgccgtgtAGGTGCCATTGCCATGGTGGAGAAGGCAAGGAGCACCGTGCAGTCCCTGCAGGCGCGCCACGCGCGTTGCAGTGCTGGACAGCTGCACAAGTCAGCACAACAACGCCGTGGAGACAGCGGTGACAGTGCGGAGTCAGTTATGGGCGTGAAATTGGCCTCCCTCACGGAGGGCATGCGCCAGTGTCCGTCTGCCACTGCCGGCGCAGCCGACGCTTCTTGCTTCAAGGCGGTGCAAGACGGATGCGGCGTCTCGGTATCCTCGCTGCAGGCCCTTCTGGAAGACATCGTTGAGTCGGACACGACACTGCTCAGCTACGTTTGCAGGTGGCTTGCCCCGGTGACACTACCGTCTGTCGTCGCCACGACGAACAATACGCAGGATTCACGAAGGGATGTAGCTCATGATAAGTACTCGTTGGTGACGGCGGCTGCACGTCTGTGGTTGGCACTCGTGACAGTGCTCAGTCTGGGTGAGAGTGCAACGGCCCAGTACGTACGCAGCGTCTTGATGTCTCCGCCTTGTTTGCCAGCCAtacctttctctccttttcccacTTTGGCAAACACTGAAGGAACAGCGGCAGAGACTGTTGGCGTGTCTTCACCGGCAATGAGGACGTCATTGGCGCCGTTTACCATGCCAACGCTGTTTCGGAGCACACTGGAGGATCTATATCAGGAGGaatgcgccgctgctgctgctgctgctgctgctgccgtggctgaCAGCGAACACAGCCCACCATGCCGACAgtcttcaccaccactgtgTGGGCCGGGATCGCTGACGGGTGAACGGGACCCAGTGAGGAGGGCGTCGGCCAGCTGCCGAGCCGCACCAACTTTCGTAGCAACAGCGACCCTGCAAGGGCGTGAGCACGTGACCCCAGCCACCCAGGACACACTTGCGCTgagcgcggcagtggcgctgcggcaccctCGCGTGATACTCCGGCAACTTCACTTTCTATGGCAGCTGAGCTACGGTAAGAACTACGATGCGAACATGACTAAGACCGACAGCAGCTCGCACCGCACGACGGCGCTCAACTCCACGATACCTGCCCCGCCAGACACCGAAGGGACAGCTGCAAGCTCTCGGAGagccgctggtgcagcgggCTACCGCGGTACTGCGAAGGACGCCGGGGACAAGACAGTACCATCTTTCAAGGAGGAATTCGCCGCTCGAGTCGCCAGTCTTGTGGAGTGTGTGGAGTTAGCCTCGCTTGCTGgtctgccgccaccactcgCCGCATCACTGATGCCGTCCAGACCATCTTCTAGCGCGGCTCCTGCAGAGGCCTCCAGTGGTGCGCTGAGTGAAGATGCTTCCGTCTCATCAATGCGGCAATGTCCGACAACGTCAAGCACTTCTGCGGCTTCTGCGCCAGCTGTGGTCGCGCTCCTACAGCAGCCATGCAGCGCCGTAGATTTTCCACCTCTGTCTCCCCCAGCCGCAGGCCCTGCCAGCACTGTCACCGCCCCTGCGGCCTCGATTcgcctgcgcctgcagctctcATCCAAGCCTtcgtcctccagctccgtCACA
This portion of the Leishmania panamensis strain MHOM/PA/94/PSC-1 chromosome 11 sequence genome encodes:
- a CDS encoding hypothetical protein (TriTrypDB/GeneDB-style sysID: LpmP.11.0660): MDDRLIMASQARSSLLDGAAGLPPSLPQRQTTEMETGNHIVHILRALQQLQPRVPGPSSTSSHLSNESKFEDGAAAWMCSHLDQLWESIASSTTTAPSADVNTTASTPTHPRTRLILQLLTLDVIRQERRRGASSLAPPLHSSVLSATPFLGAPSVAPSPVFAVSAPAACSSLRCIASCYHHTRFEKGGLPLVHHWLWQRAAALPSGLVVSRSPYGDLSALMMEWATLALPAWRDSSEEMQWRRECEEALRLAHVSAAAAKACSLINPAEGAREVKETSTAVPDLAQQSIAGAVHTVVANSVSSLNSNQEAPIPQVKDVNDKAVTAPSLATVPGPLLTSAADGTAPSRSRRVLRLVVGATTTNPADVQQVGLTIANTAAVTPLPSPSLESEETQVKKTLGGLTSAPGNLGALLMKLPPQPQAVDTPAMSSANATDGDNSDVGVNKRLAIQLSRSSSSGSAIPPGAATDATPIIAGPSCSTAVSNVEVGVARRPLMPLSDEDVMDEDDEAQGLMIGAKGCALDVSVPVSPAVEAGENIGVCMQSRLRRWRRLAPVVLDAPPGSEAAQNALAVLQALGFATTGESERVDKSLIELTRSCCSAQSSGRSLKGPKVSPLCRSSQSAAHAPTPRSPLGRLPPLLAAHAWLVDTSLRSSWLAHIIAVPSLESSLAVGDGGSELCPKDEQTALVSSRDPQTTPLPVSSLPPSFSVHCRPDTLPRLQLPEASPALPCIALADHRVFTMLDELLWCPHTSARAFLLHFEENLHEYLCYPLAGVCTGVTTAAAPTGSAVCQSHQQLGQGELVAGSHDTFAPRLLTLSAWKAYLELRYGKAHLRHPKRLHHSLSTAVTTTKAAAFITSDDQHAKPSFAAAAAAATRATAGGSHSTDQCEARELIAEDEAAPQPKVASVPASAAAVVARTPLSPFVIEASAASSSATASTTTYAALMDVAAMVFLAELRRVGAIAMVEKARSTVQSLQARHARCSAGQLHKSAQQRRGDSGDSAESVMGVKLASLTEGMRQCPSATAGAADASCFKAVQDGCGVSVSSLQALLEDIVESDTTLLSYVCRWLAPVTLPSVVATTNNTQDSRRDVAHDKYSLVTAAARLWLALVTVLSLGESATAQYVRSVLMSPPCLPAIPFSPFPTLANTEGTAAETVGVSSPAMRTSLAPFTMPTLFRSTLEDLYQEECAAAAAAAAAAVADSEHSPPCRQSSPPLCGPGSLTGERDPVRRASASCRAAPTFVATATLQGREHVTPATQDTLALSAAVALRHPRVILRQLHFLWQLSYGKNYDANMTKTDSSSHRTTALNSTIPAPPDTEGTAASSRRAAGAAGYRGTAKDAGDKTVPSFKEEFAARVASLVECVELASLAGLPPPLAASLMPSRPSSSAAPAEASSGALSEDASVSSMRQCPTTSSTSAASAPAVVALLQQPCSAVDFPPLSPPAAGPASTVTAPAASIRLRLQLSSKPSSSSSVTAAVGAFKSQATDGVKRSRELHGMGDTDLSVTELAVLSSSAGVVAGSSQPSKLHRVDNVATRSLPLRSHSGRRAPPLPPPPLESLGELHVRWAEEVQGRSSAMRFSLEPSTTTSSGETGGGKSRMTRSVLLLSVVVDALWDVLQHVHARMPGVALGPPHVSGGDGPVPASDPSAVTSASSSALVRDAKETAGGASVRRTLLLLPVSSAYRALQRLWQAINLPTISECDVTAPSETGTLFLTGGAAVNHPRLDVVLPATASSGLTPAVDLRVYTSLTASLRGVVCLVLGYAVHECLQAIWRMWCAPCTTHESVAATASCAMASSDSAPPSPCAPFPPLYGSYAWLAGQLSALYEHVLQPLNRILKVPVLVVNGMEPIGDYGASDVVGGDRHVLAAPAVLPLRQPSVAHAETLTTAAWLTYSPLGLVLLPAVIRQLDAAMPPLPRGECAVTSGGLHTLNAREAWARVKAALQQAGVQA